CCAGTCGGCCCAAATGGTAGGCGGCCGTCGCATGGGCGACGCCACAGTTGCGGGCAACGGCGCCCACGGAAAGGCCGGGGCGGCTGCAGACGGTCTCGTAAATGTTGCGCCGCGTCCGCGCCGCCAGGACGCCCGCAACGGGAGCGCGATGGAAAAGCGGGATCATCAGGACAGCCTGCGCCAGGGGCTCGGCAGCGAGAAAGAGCGCAAGGCATGCAGCCAAGCCGAAGAACGGAATCCACCGTTCGTGCATCTCCACGCGCCCGCAGACCCGGCCAGGTCTTGTATGGTTTTTCCCCGATCCGCAAAACGTTCGAGGAACAAACGGAGACGGCCCGAAGCGCCGGCGCTTTTGGACGCGCGCGGGCGGGTGGCCCATTAGAGTCTTTTCCCCGTTTTCGAGAACGATCCACCGGGCCGACGCGATCCAGCCATCCAATCACGGAAAAACCTTTCCCAGGAGCCTGGCTACGTGGCATCGGGAGTGGCAATGTCCGATCGTGCGTTTTGGGAAGGCGCAGCGCGCATCGCGGTCGTAGCGGCGATGGCCGTAGTCGCTTGGCTTGCGTTGGGAACCCTTGCGTTTGCGTTCGTGGCAGCCGAGGAGTGCATCCCCACGCCCCTTGGCTGCATGCCGCCGGAATCGTGCCTGCCCTACTGCTGACCATGCGCGCCCTCGCCCTTGTCCTGGCCGTCCTGCCCCTGCTTCCGGCGGCGTCCGCCCTCGAATGGGAGGCCGGAGACCCCACGGATCCCGGAGACGATCGGGTCCGCCTGGAATACGATACGACCACGCGGGTCGAGGCAGGCGCCCAAGCGCCCGTGGGCGCGAAGGTGGCGCCGCACGACCTCGCCTTTGAGCACGACGCCGCGCCGGTGGTCCGCGAGGCCGTTGGCGCCGTTGATTCGTTGTCCCCTGGCACCTTGCGCCAGCGCGCAAGCGTCGGCGAGCGCGAAGTCCAAGGCGCCCCGGGCGAACGAGGAATCTTCCTGACCGTGCGCGCCCGGGAGGTCGATCGGCGCGACCTGGGAGCGGGCTTGTGCTGGAACCTCAACGCGTGCCCGCTGCGATGGCCGGACAACCCCTTGTATGCAACGGACGACCGAAGCGTTCGGGCCTTCCCGAACGATCTTTGGCTGCGCGCGTGGAACACCGACGATTTTGGCGCGGGGGCATTGTCCTACCCGTGCGCGCGGCTTGAGGGGCGCCCCTGCCCTTACGATCGACAGGAAGCGGCTGGCACCCTCCACAAGAAGACGCCGCGCATCGAAACGCACGTCCGATGGGGCGGCCTTGATGTGCGATTTTCTTCCCCTGCGGGCCCGGAGCCCGCGTCGGCCGAAACGCCGCCCGGGCGCTCCTTGCGCGACGCTTTGTCCACGCCCGCGGTCCTGCCGGTGGAGGGGCCCATCGGGCCGATGGCGGCGACCGCTTTGCCCTCGAAGCCCTCTCCCGCTTTGGGGGCGCCGCCGCGGGCGCCAATCGAAACGAAGGCTCCCGGCCCCGGGCGGTTGCCGGCCATGACCGGGTCGAGCGCTCCCCTGCTGGCCCTCGGATGTGCGGCGGCGCTCTTGGTCGCGTGGATGTTCTCGCGCATCGCGCACGGCGATGTCCTGGAGTCGCCGGTCCGGCGTCGAATCCTCGCGCTCGTCCGAGCGCGTCCGGGGATCGCCGCCGAGCAGGCGGCACGCCTGCTGCAAGTCGATCGAACGACTGCGGAGTACCACCTTTGGCGTCTTGCGCGTGCGGGCTTTGTCCGAAGCGCAGGCGCCCGCAGGCATTGGTACGATGCGGAGCTGTTCGACCGAGACCGGGCGCGTCAGGCGCACGTGGCGGCAAGCCCCCTTGCGCGCGCGCTCCTGGCTCATCTCAGGCTGCAACCGGGCGCGAGCATCTCGGAATCGGCGCGGGCGCTCAACGCCTCGCGCGGTGCTGTGTGCACGCTCGCGTCGCGGCTGGAGGACGTCGGGCTGGTCTTCCGGGTGGTGCAGGGACGGCGTCACCGGCTGTTTCCGTCGCCCAAGGCGAGCGGGGCTGAGGTTCCGCCGGCCGTGGCAGGCTGACGGCCTACCCTCGCACCGTGCGCTCGAACTCGTCCACGGGGACCGCAGCGCCGCCGTCGTCGTACAGGCGCGCGATCACGTCCGCGTAGGCGCGATCCATCTCCTTGCGACGGACCTTGAGGGTGGGCGTGAGCTCGCCGGCTTCCTGGGTGAGCTCGCGCCGCAGCAGCGTGAAGCTCTTGACCGTCTCGTGCCGCGACAGCCGCGCGTTTGCCTCCTCCACGACGCGCCGGTAGCGCTCGCCCACGCGCGGGTGGGAGACGAGAATGTCGGCGTCGGCTGGAAGGCCTTCGCCCTTGGCCCACTCGAAGAGGCGCTCGAACGCCGGGACAAGGAGCGCCACGAGGTGGTTTCGGCCGTTTCCGACGACGACGCTCTGGGCGATCCAGGGCGAGGCATTGAGGGCGTTCTCGACGCCCTGGGGGGCCACGTTCTTGCCGTTTGAAAGGACGATGATGTCCTTCTTGCGATCGGTGATCCGCAGGAATCCGTCGGCATCCAGGGTTCCGACGTCGCCTGTCTTGAGCCACCGCTTGCCGTCGTCGTCGACCTCGAAGGCGTCTTCGGTGTCCTCCGGCAGGTTCCAGTAGCCGCGCATCACGTTGGGGCCCGAGACGAGGATCTCGCCGTCGCGGGCGATGCGGACCTCGACGCCGGGGATCGGCTTCCCGACCGTTCCAAAGCGGTAGTTCTGGAAGGTGTTCACGGAGACGACCGGGCTCGCCTCGGTGAGACCGTAGCCGCCCAGGATCCAAAGGCCCGCGGCCGCGAAGGTCTTCTCGAGATCTTCCGCGAGGGGCGCGCCGCCGGAGACGAAGTACCGAAGGCGCCCTCCCGTGCGCGCGCGGGTCGTGCGGAACACGAGCCGATCCCAGAGCGCGTGCTGGAGGCGCAGGCCCGGCGGAATCGGCCGTCCTTGCGACGTCCGCTCCGCGACGGCCATGCCCACGGACAGCGCCCGGTCGAGCGAGGCCTCCCGCCCACGCGCCCGCGCGGCCGCGCGGATGCGGGCCTCCATCTTCTCGTACAGCCGCGGAACGGCCACCATGACCGTCGGGCGAACCTCCGGGAGGTTGTCGGCAAGCTTGTCGATCGACTCCGCGTAGGCGATGCAGGCGCCCGCGTAGGCAAGCGCGAAATGGCCCGCCGTTCGCTCGAAGACGTGCGAGAGGGGAAGGAACGAGAGGGCAAGGTCGTCCTCGGAGAGCGGCACGACGGAGAGCGACGCCTGCACGTTCGACACGAAATTGCCGTGCGTAAGCTCGACGCCCTTGGGCACGCCCGTCGTGCCGGACGTGTAGACGAGGCTTGCGAGGTCCTCGGGCGCGACGGCGCGCCAACGCTCCTCGAACGCGCTTGGCGCCTCCGCATCCGCCGCCCGTCCGCGTCGCAGCGCCGCGTCCCAGTCGAGCACGCCCGTTCCAGAGGCTTTCGCGGCCGCTTCGGACGTTGGCGGACCCCCCGCGGCGACGATCACCTCAAGCCTCGGCCCCAGCGCGCGCAGCCGCGCGGCGTGCCGGGGGGACAGGGCGAACGCGGCCCGGACGCCGGCGTCCTCCAGGATGTGGAGAAGCTTCTCGTCCGAGTGCGTGTCGTACAGGGGGACCGTAACGAGGCCCGCGTGGAGGATCGCGAAGTCCGCGATGGCCCACTCCGGCCCGTTGCGCCCCAGGATGGCGACCCTCTCCCCGGGCGGCAGCCCTTGGGCGCGAAGGAAGGCGCTTGCGTGCCGCACGTAGGCGCCGTAGCCTTCCCAGGTGATGGTGCGCCAACCCCCCGCGGTGCGTTCCTTCAGGGCGGGCCGCTCGCCGGCGCGCGCGACCGTGTTCTGGAACATCGAGCAGAGGGTTCCCACGCCCGGTCGGGACATCGAACCGGCACGCGCGGGCCCTGCAAAAAGACTTTGCGCCAAGCCCAAGGTTCCAGGCCCGATGATCACGCTCACGACGGACTTCGGGCAATCGGCCTACGTGGCGGCCATGAAGGGCGTGATCCTGCGGCTTCGGCCCGACGCGCGGGTCGTGGATCTCACCCACGAGGTCCGCCGCGGGGACGTCCGGCACGGCGCGTTCCTGCTTGCAGCCACGGTCCCGTGGTACCCCCCCGCCGTGCACGTGGCCGTGGTGGACCCGGGCGTTGGCGCGGGACGCCGGACGCTCCTTGCCGAGTGCGAGCGCGGACTTCTGCTTGGGCCCGACAACGGGCTCCTGCTTCCCGCCGCGCGCAGGCTGGGCCTGCTGCGGGTCCGTGAGTTGTCGAACGCCGAGCTTTGGCTCCCTCAGGTGTCCCGAACGTTCCACGGCCGGGACGTGTTCGCGCCGGTGGCGGCGCGGCTGGACGGGGGGCTTGATCCTTCGGAGGTAGGGCGCGAGGTGGAGTCCTTCGTCGACCTCGACTTCGGCTCGCCGCGCGTCGAAGGAGGGCGCATCGAGGCCGTCGTCGTGTCCATCGACACCTTCGGGAACGTCGTGACGAACGTTTCGGAGGAAGTCCTCGCCTCGCGCCTCTCGCTTGGCGATTCCCTGCGGATCGCGGGGCCTGGGAAGGCTCCGTCCGTGGAGGCGCCCTGGCTTCCAACGTACGGATTTGCAGCCGCCGGCGATCTCCTCGTTCTCGCCGGCTCGGCCGGATTCGTCGAAATCGCCGTCAACCAGGGAAGCGCGGCCGACCGCCTGGATCTGCACGAAGGGGACGCGGTGCGGTTCGAGGTCCCGTCATGAGGACCGTGCTCGCGGCTTGGCCGGTCTTCCTGCTTGCGGTTGCGGGGCCGACCTTGGACGCGCAAGCCGCCGACCACGAGGGCGTTGCGATGCGCCTTCCGCAGGTCACCGCCTCCGACCTGCAGGCCGTGTCCTGGGCGCCCGACGGGACGATGGCGTGGATCGTGGGCGGCCGCGAAGACGAGCGTCGGAGCGTGGCGACGGTGCTGTGGACCGACGGGCGCGACGTTCGCGCGGCGCACGACGGCGAGGTGGCCGGCGCGGTCGATCCGTCTCTGCTGGCCGTCGCCTGGCATCCCTCGGGCGGCCACGCCATCGCCGTCGGCGCCTGGAACGCGATCCTGCGTCTGGAGCCCCGCGGGCCGCACGGCGTGCGCATCGAGAACCTGTGGGCGGCAAGCGAGTTTGCAAGCCAGACGTTCGTGGGGCGGGACGCCGCGTGGCGGCCCCAGGGCGACTACGCGCTTCTCCTCGGGAACGGGCTTCTGAAGTGGGACGGCCGGAACTTCACCGTCCTTGACAGCGGAAACCAGGTCCGCTTCAACGCGATCGGCTGGCACCCGTCGGGGCGTTATGCGCTCCTCGACACGATCCGCACCGAGCCCGACGGGAGCCTCTCGCACGGCCGCATCCTCCGGTTCGAGCACGTGCCGCGGGAGGGTTGCCGGAGCCCCTGCTTCACGTTCGAGGGCAACTTTTCCAACGAGGCCTCGAGCGCCTTTGCCATTTCGTTCTCGCCCCGCGGCGATCGGGCGGTGCTGGGCGGGTTCAACCACACGCCCGTCACGGACGGTTCGGCCGCCCTTGGTCGCTTTGTCGCCTACGACGGCCAAAGCCTTTCTCCGCTGCCGTTTGCCGTCGGGCGCGACGTTCGAGGCCTCGCATGGCGTCCGGACGGCTCGGGCTTCCTTGCCGCCGTGAACGGCCCGCCCACGCTCGTGTTCTCGGACGGCGAGGGCGTCGGGCCGCTGTGGGATCGGGGCCACCGCGCCTTCGGCGTGGCGTGGAGACCCCAGGGAGACGTGGCCCTCGCGGTTGGGCGCGACGGCCTTGTGCTTCGGCATGCTCCCGTCGCTTCGCCCACGATCACGATCGACGAGCCGCAGGCCGGAACCGTGCTCGCAGCCTCGGCCTGGGCGCATGGGCTTGCGACCTCGCCAAGCTTCGTCCATCCCGTGGATCGCGTGCTCGTGCGGCTCGACGGCGGCGCGTGGCAGGAGGCGGCGCTCGAGTTCATCACGGCGACCCAGAGCGCCGCGCGTTGGCGCTTCCTTCTGGATCCTGCGCGCCTTTCGCCCGGCGAGCATCGGCTGGAGGCCGTCGTCCACTCGGGGGAAAACGTCTCGGAACCCGCCGCGCGCCTCTTTGCCGTTCCCGACCGCTCCGTGGACGCGCCGGCGGCCGGACTCATCCTGGCTGCGATGGCCTCGGCGGCTTGGGCCCGTCGCCGCTAGGTCCCGCCTCGCGCTGGAGGCGATAGAGCGCGAGGATCTCGCCGGTCGTGGTGGCCTGGTCTGGAAGCTTGTCCGCGCGCCATCGCCCGGTGAAGCGCGGGAAGCGGACGGCAAGGCCGCTTGCCGCGTCGACGACGCCAAAGGCGCACGTGTGGGTGGGCGAGAGGGAAAGCTCGGCGCCCACCACCTCCGCCACGACGGCGGGCCGGAACCAGACGTCCGCCTCAAGCGCGCTCTTCACGCGAGGATCGCGCGCGGGGAGGCGATGGGGAGACAGGCGCTCGGGCAAGGCGGCAAGCGTCGCGTCGTCGAAGCCCGTTCCGAGCTTGCAGACGGTTTCGAAGAGGCCCTCCTCGGGGTTCCAGCAGGCCATGAGGAGCGCCCCGTGCCACCCCGCCCGCCGTCCGCGGCCGGCAAACGCGCCCACGACGACAAGATCGAGGCTGTCAGCAAGCTCGCTCCGGTAGTCGCGCTTGTACTTGATCCATTGCCATCCCCGCGCGCCCGCGCGGTAGGCGCTGCCGGGGCCAACGGACTTGGCGAGGATGCCCTCCGCCCCGCCGGCGATCGCGTCGCGGAAGAAGACCTCGAGCGCCTCGTCTTCGCTGGCGAGGACGGCCTTGCTGAACGTGACGCGCTCGCCCGGCGCAAAGGCGGATTCGAGCCTCTCGCGCCGACGAGGCAGCGGCTCGCCGGCGACCTCCCGGCCGTCCAGGTACAGAAGGTCGAAGAGCACAAGCTGCACGGGGGCGCTTTCGATGGCCTCGGTCAACCCGTGCTTGCGGCCGCGCCGGACGGAAACCTCCTGGAAGGGTCGGATGTCGCCCTCGGCGTCCACGGCCACGCACTCGCCTTCGGCGATCGCGGAGGTCCCCCGGAAGGCCGCCCGCAGGGCCTCCACGACGTCGGGGAACTGGTCCGTCACGCGCTCGAGACGGCGCGAGAAGAGCTCGACGGAGCCGGCCTCGAGGTGCGCCTGCAGCCGCAGCCCGTCGTACTTGTACTCGGCCAAGCACTCCCCGCCCATCTTGACGAGGATCTCGGAGGTCGAGGACAACCGCTCGGCCAGCATGGGACGAACGGGCACGCCAGGCCGCATGCGGATTTCCTCCATGGCCGCAAGGCCGTCCGTCGCCAGGACGCGGGCCACGTGACCGAGATCGGGGTGAACGTTGTAGGCGCGCTCGATGGCGGCGTCAGCCGCCTGGAGCTTGGCACGAAGCTCGGGGCCCAGCTCCTCCACCGGGCGCGGCACGCGGTCGGGCAACGCGACCATGGCGGCAAGCGCGTCGATCACCGTCAGGTCCGCCACGCCAAGGCGCGCCTTGCCGGCTACGAAGCGAACGAGGTATCGCGCCTCCAGGGGCGTCGCGGACAAGAGAAGGTCCACGAGGAGCTTCGTCTTGGCCTCGACGCTTCCGGCACCCCCCCGGCGGGCGATCTTCTCGAAGCTCGCGAAGACGCGCGCGACCGTGAGCTCCTCCGTGAAGAGCGCTTGCTGGCCTCCCCGCGAGGCGCGGTTGCGCTCCGCGGCCTGCTCGGCGGCGAGGCCAAGGTCGCCGGTCTTGACGTACGCCTGGTCGATCTCGGCTTCCGGGAGGCCCGTGGCAAACGCGACGGAGCGGACCACGAGGCGGTCGGCGAGCCCAAGCTCGACCCCCTCGTGCGGCGCGGCGACCTCGCCGAGCAGGAGGTGCACGACCTTGTCGATCTCCGTCGGGTCGGCCTCGGTGAGAAGCTCGGCCAGGACCCGCGTGATCTCGAGGCGCTTTGCCGTCGCCTCCAGGCGCGCGTAGAATTCGGCCAGACGCCCGTAGCGCATCCGTGCCGAAACGGGGCTCGCAGCCTTGACATTGCCGCTTGGGAGGCCCCATCCGTCTAGTATGTGGCGGAAAAAATTAAGAACCCCCCAGGCCCAGGCAGGCGGGAGATCCATGCTGCGTACAGTGCTGACCGTTGGGCTTGCTTCGCTCTTGGCCGCCG
This genomic stretch from Candidatus Thermoplasmatota archaeon harbors:
- a CDS encoding helix-turn-helix domain-containing protein; amino-acid sequence: MRALALVLAVLPLLPAASALEWEAGDPTDPGDDRVRLEYDTTTRVEAGAQAPVGAKVAPHDLAFEHDAAPVVREAVGAVDSLSPGTLRQRASVGEREVQGAPGERGIFLTVRAREVDRRDLGAGLCWNLNACPLRWPDNPLYATDDRSVRAFPNDLWLRAWNTDDFGAGALSYPCARLEGRPCPYDRQEAAGTLHKKTPRIETHVRWGGLDVRFSSPAGPEPASAETPPGRSLRDALSTPAVLPVEGPIGPMAATALPSKPSPALGAPPRAPIETKAPGPGRLPAMTGSSAPLLALGCAAALLVAWMFSRIAHGDVLESPVRRRILALVRARPGIAAEQAARLLQVDRTTAEYHLWRLARAGFVRSAGARRHWYDAELFDRDRARQAHVAASPLARALLAHLRLQPGASISESARALNASRGAVCTLASRLEDVGLVFRVVQGRRHRLFPSPKASGAEVPPAVAG
- a CDS encoding S-adenosyl-l-methionine hydroxide adenosyltransferase family protein, yielding MITLTTDFGQSAYVAAMKGVILRLRPDARVVDLTHEVRRGDVRHGAFLLAATVPWYPPAVHVAVVDPGVGAGRRTLLAECERGLLLGPDNGLLLPAARRLGLLRVRELSNAELWLPQVSRTFHGRDVFAPVAARLDGGLDPSEVGREVESFVDLDFGSPRVEGGRIEAVVVSIDTFGNVVTNVSEEVLASRLSLGDSLRIAGPGKAPSVEAPWLPTYGFAAAGDLLVLAGSAGFVEIAVNQGSAADRLDLHEGDAVRFEVPS
- a CDS encoding ATP-dependent DNA ligase, with the protein product MRYGRLAEFYARLEATAKRLEITRVLAELLTEADPTEIDKVVHLLLGEVAAPHEGVELGLADRLVVRSVAFATGLPEAEIDQAYVKTGDLGLAAEQAAERNRASRGGQQALFTEELTVARVFASFEKIARRGGAGSVEAKTKLLVDLLLSATPLEARYLVRFVAGKARLGVADLTVIDALAAMVALPDRVPRPVEELGPELRAKLQAADAAIERAYNVHPDLGHVARVLATDGLAAMEEIRMRPGVPVRPMLAERLSSTSEILVKMGGECLAEYKYDGLRLQAHLEAGSVELFSRRLERVTDQFPDVVEALRAAFRGTSAIAEGECVAVDAEGDIRPFQEVSVRRGRKHGLTEAIESAPVQLVLFDLLYLDGREVAGEPLPRRRERLESAFAPGERVTFSKAVLASEDEALEVFFRDAIAGGAEGILAKSVGPGSAYRAGARGWQWIKYKRDYRSELADSLDLVVVGAFAGRGRRAGWHGALLMACWNPEEGLFETVCKLGTGFDDATLAALPERLSPHRLPARDPRVKSALEADVWFRPAVVAEVVGAELSLSPTHTCAFGVVDAASGLAVRFPRFTGRWRADKLPDQATTTGEILALYRLQREAGPSGDGPKPPRPSQPG
- a CDS encoding long-chain fatty acid--CoA ligase; amino-acid sequence: MSRPGVGTLCSMFQNTVARAGERPALKERTAGGWRTITWEGYGAYVRHASAFLRAQGLPPGERVAILGRNGPEWAIADFAILHAGLVTVPLYDTHSDEKLLHILEDAGVRAAFALSPRHAARLRALGPRLEVIVAAGGPPTSEAAAKASGTGVLDWDAALRRGRAADAEAPSAFEERWRAVAPEDLASLVYTSGTTGVPKGVELTHGNFVSNVQASLSVVPLSEDDLALSFLPLSHVFERTAGHFALAYAGACIAYAESIDKLADNLPEVRPTVMVAVPRLYEKMEARIRAAARARGREASLDRALSVGMAVAERTSQGRPIPPGLRLQHALWDRLVFRTTRARTGGRLRYFVSGGAPLAEDLEKTFAAAGLWILGGYGLTEASPVVSVNTFQNYRFGTVGKPIPGVEVRIARDGEILVSGPNVMRGYWNLPEDTEDAFEVDDDGKRWLKTGDVGTLDADGFLRITDRKKDIIVLSNGKNVAPQGVENALNASPWIAQSVVVGNGRNHLVALLVPAFERLFEWAKGEGLPADADILVSHPRVGERYRRVVEEANARLSRHETVKSFTLLRRELTQEAGELTPTLKVRRKEMDRAYADVIARLYDDGGAAVPVDEFERTVRG